The Ammoniphilus oxalaticus genome contains a region encoding:
- a CDS encoding FAD-dependent oxidoreductase — protein sequence MTKNTHDTGMLPKTSKSYWPDSVGLPPFPRLEQNIDVDVVIVGGGMTGLTSAYLLVNEGLKVAVLEADRLLNGTTGHTTAKVTAQHGLIYDELISSMGRSKARLYYEANLDALQFIEQMVEQHHIDCDFQKQDAYLYATTEEYKLKIEKEAAAYEKLGIDGGLVDEIPFDIEIQNGLVMKEQAQFHPLKYMAQLVRLITEKGGLIYENTTAVNIQTDDQHPTVLTRENHRVTANHALICSHFPFYEGLGLYSSRMYASRSYVLAAKTKKKYPGGMYVSVDKPTRSLRSAMINGEEFVLIVGEDHKTGQGGDTLDHYKKLETFGEQVFGLEKIAYRWSAQDLITLDKVPYIGGITSKESNIMIATGYRKWGMTTSAVAAFLFRDVVLKKKNRYQDLYSPSRFYANPSLKNFFVQNANVVGQLLKGKFEMPHKTWDEIGNDEGGIISIDGERKGAYRDPAGCLHIVDTTCTHIGCEVEWNNGDRTWDCPCHGSRFSYTGEVVEGPAEKPLQQYDYSMIDNLTSDDSGY from the coding sequence ATGACGAAAAATACCCATGACACTGGAATGCTGCCAAAAACCTCTAAATCCTATTGGCCCGATTCCGTTGGATTACCTCCTTTTCCTCGCTTAGAGCAAAACATCGATGTGGATGTGGTCATTGTTGGCGGCGGCATGACTGGGCTTACGTCTGCCTATCTATTGGTAAATGAGGGGTTAAAAGTGGCTGTATTGGAGGCCGATCGATTACTGAATGGAACGACGGGTCATACGACCGCAAAAGTAACCGCTCAACACGGTTTAATTTATGATGAACTGATCAGCTCGATGGGCAGAAGCAAAGCGCGGTTATATTATGAAGCCAATCTGGACGCTTTGCAGTTTATCGAGCAGATGGTGGAGCAGCACCACATCGATTGCGACTTTCAGAAACAGGATGCATACCTATACGCGACGACGGAGGAATACAAGCTAAAAATTGAAAAGGAAGCCGCGGCCTATGAGAAGCTAGGCATCGATGGCGGGTTAGTGGATGAGATTCCTTTTGATATAGAGATCCAAAATGGACTTGTCATGAAAGAGCAGGCGCAATTTCATCCCTTAAAATACATGGCGCAGCTGGTCCGCTTGATTACTGAAAAAGGCGGATTGATCTATGAAAATACAACAGCGGTTAATATCCAAACGGATGATCAGCATCCAACCGTTCTCACCCGAGAAAACCATCGCGTGACCGCTAATCATGCGCTGATCTGCTCCCACTTCCCCTTTTACGAAGGTTTGGGCCTCTATTCTTCCAGAATGTATGCGAGTCGTTCCTACGTTCTTGCCGCAAAAACGAAAAAGAAGTACCCTGGCGGAATGTACGTCAGCGTGGACAAACCGACGCGTTCACTGCGTTCCGCGATGATCAATGGCGAGGAATTCGTGTTGATAGTCGGTGAAGATCACAAAACAGGTCAAGGTGGGGACACGCTTGATCATTACAAAAAGCTGGAGACTTTTGGCGAACAAGTTTTTGGACTTGAGAAAATCGCCTATCGCTGGTCCGCGCAAGATCTGATCACACTGGACAAGGTCCCTTATATTGGTGGAATAACAAGTAAGGAATCGAACATTATGATCGCGACAGGATACAGAAAGTGGGGAATGACGACCAGCGCCGTTGCCGCGTTCCTGTTCCGCGATGTTGTTTTGAAAAAAAAGAACCGATACCAAGATTTATATTCTCCCTCACGCTTTTACGCCAATCCAAGTTTGAAAAACTTTTTCGTCCAAAATGCGAATGTCGTCGGCCAATTACTAAAAGGTAAATTTGAAATGCCTCATAAAACGTGGGACGAGATCGGAAATGACGAAGGTGGGATTATTAGCATCGACGGGGAACGAAAAGGAGCTTATCGGGATCCAGCAGGCTGTCTCCACATTGTAGATACCACCTGCACCCACATTGGTTGCGAAGTGGAATGGAACAACGGGGATCGAACATGGGATTGCCCTTGCCACGGTTCGAGGTTCTCATACACAGGGGAAGTCGTCGAAGGTCCCGCCGAAAAGCCATTGCAGCAGTATGATTACAGCATGATTGATAATTTGACATCGGATGATTCCGGTTACTAA
- a CDS encoding methyl-accepting chemotaxis protein yields MGRFIRFRTIRTKMLFGFSLVLLLVGILGVYNYLAVNHMSNNTRVIIEEDTPIVALAGDIAFNAAEMLATVRGYVLSEGDPEYVELFNRYLEEGKQFQEALLSLNASTEVNRLFEQKHEWETLVVNDVINEYQKGNIDTAMEKLTEMTTLSREVKNGFKNLAVEQQAQLMELGNTAIREGQQTLVFGIVVSVLLVVIGIATAIVTSNSISSPIKMIIERMRAIAAGDLSMEPLETKLIDETGQLCQATNEMSKDMRELLTEINRVSETVSSQSEELTQAASEVMAGSEQIAATMEELASGSEMQADHSGELSSLTSVFTSKVVEANENGHDVQQASNEVLQLTSDGYQLMETSRSQMNIVDEIVRDAVQKVQNLDKQSQRISELVSVIQTIADQTNLLALNAAIEAARAGEHGRGFSVVADEVRKLAEGVSVSVTDITDIVHSIQQETHIVTESLQDGYIQVEKGTEHMRTTGMTFGDITKAIEDVVQNINIVTTNLSDITNDSHEMNRSIQEIAAISEQSAAGIEETSASSQQTSSSMQEVSSSSNELASLANDLNELVHRFRI; encoded by the coding sequence ATGGGCAGATTTATTAGGTTTAGAACAATCAGGACTAAGATGTTATTTGGCTTTTCGTTAGTATTGCTATTGGTTGGTATTTTAGGCGTTTATAATTACCTGGCGGTTAACCATATGAGCAACAATACGAGGGTGATCATAGAGGAAGATACACCCATTGTAGCGCTAGCTGGGGACATCGCATTTAATGCCGCTGAGATGTTGGCTACTGTGAGAGGGTATGTATTAAGCGAAGGGGACCCTGAATACGTAGAACTATTCAACAGGTATTTAGAGGAGGGTAAGCAATTCCAGGAAGCTCTCTTGTCTTTAAACGCCTCGACCGAGGTTAACCGTTTGTTTGAACAGAAACATGAATGGGAAACGTTGGTTGTCAATGATGTAATAAATGAGTATCAAAAGGGAAACATCGACACAGCAATGGAAAAGTTAACAGAAATGACAACGCTTTCTAGAGAGGTCAAAAATGGATTTAAGAATTTAGCGGTTGAACAACAAGCCCAGTTAATGGAGCTCGGAAATACAGCTATAAGAGAAGGACAACAGACATTGGTATTCGGTATCGTTGTGTCTGTACTTCTTGTGGTTATAGGGATCGCAACAGCGATCGTTACTTCGAATTCAATTTCAAGTCCAATTAAAATGATCATTGAGCGTATGAGAGCGATCGCGGCAGGCGATTTAAGCATGGAACCACTGGAAACGAAGCTTATCGATGAAACAGGGCAACTTTGTCAGGCAACGAATGAAATGAGTAAAGATATGAGAGAATTATTAACTGAAATCAATCGTGTTTCGGAAACAGTCAGCAGTCAAAGCGAAGAATTAACCCAAGCGGCAAGTGAAGTGATGGCTGGATCTGAACAAATTGCGGCGACAATGGAGGAATTGGCCTCTGGATCAGAGATGCAAGCGGACCATTCCGGTGAGCTTTCTTCCCTAACAAGTGTGTTCACATCAAAAGTGGTAGAAGCGAATGAAAATGGTCATGATGTTCAGCAAGCCTCTAATGAAGTACTACAGTTGACAAGCGATGGTTACCAATTGATGGAAACCTCAAGAAGTCAGATGAACATTGTTGATGAAATTGTGCGAGATGCCGTGCAAAAGGTGCAAAATTTAGACAAGCAGTCGCAACGGATCTCAGAGCTTGTTTCTGTTATTCAGACGATTGCCGATCAGACAAATCTTTTAGCTCTAAACGCGGCGATCGAAGCTGCTCGCGCCGGAGAGCATGGGCGCGGATTTTCGGTTGTTGCAGATGAAGTCCGTAAACTAGCGGAAGGTGTCTCTGTTTCAGTCACGGATATCACTGATATTGTTCACAGCATCCAGCAGGAAACACATATCGTAACGGAGTCATTGCAAGACGGCTATATCCAAGTTGAAAAGGGAACGGAACATATGAGAACGACCGGAATGACCTTTGGCGATATTACGAAAGCAATTGAAGATGTCGTTCAAAATATAAATATAGTGACCACAAATTTATCGGATATTACAAATGATAGCCATGAAATGAATCGTTCGATTCAAGAGATTGCAGCAATTTCAGAGCAATCCGCCGCTGGAATCGAAGAAACATCCGCTTCATCGCAACAAACGAGTAGTTCAATGCAAGAAGTTAGCTCAAGCTCAAATGAATTGGCTAGCTTGGCCAATGATTTAAATGAATTAGTTCACCGTTTTAGAATTTAA
- a CDS encoding MerR family transcriptional regulator, with amino-acid sequence MKVKEVADLVGISVRTLHHYDEIGLLTPEKTTESGYRLYSDENIETLQQILFFKELDFPLKKIKEIINRPSFDRQDALQLHRKMLLEKRQRIDNMITTIDKTIRHAKGEIQMSNKEKFEGFDFSHNPYEQEARERWGDEAVEKSNANRSKLSEAQQKEINENMNDIYRKLAELRNTSPDSAEAQAGIKEWYDFLIQQTGHAYSLDAFRALGQMYVDDERFTKNIDQFGDGLATFMRDAMTVYADNNTK; translated from the coding sequence ATGAAAGTTAAAGAAGTCGCTGATTTGGTTGGCATTAGTGTGCGTACGCTGCATCATTATGATGAGATCGGGTTGCTAACTCCTGAGAAGACAACCGAGTCTGGCTATCGTCTTTACTCAGATGAAAATATCGAGACGTTGCAACAAATCCTATTTTTCAAAGAACTCGACTTCCCTCTTAAAAAGATAAAAGAGATCATCAATCGTCCATCGTTTGATCGTCAGGATGCGCTCCAGCTGCATCGGAAGATGTTGCTAGAGAAACGCCAACGGATCGACAACATGATCACGACCATTGATAAGACCATCCGACATGCAAAAGGAGAGATTCAAATGTCGAACAAAGAGAAGTTTGAGGGTTTTGACTTTAGTCATAACCCCTATGAACAAGAGGCGCGTGAGCGTTGGGGAGATGAGGCGGTTGAAAAGTCGAACGCGAATCGAAGCAAGTTGTCAGAAGCGCAACAAAAGGAGATAAACGAGAACATGAATGACATCTATCGGAAATTGGCGGAACTCAGAAACACTTCACCTGACTCAGCGGAAGCGCAAGCGGGGATTAAGGAATGGTATGATTTTTTAATTCAGCAAACGGGCCATGCGTATTCCCTAGACGCATTCCGAGCATTGGGCCAAATGTATGTGGACGACGAACGATTCACAAAGAACATTGACCAATTTGGCGATGGCTTGGCAACATTTATGCGCGATGCGATGACTGTTTATGCGGATAACAACACAAAATAA
- a CDS encoding Rpn family recombination-promoting nuclease/putative transposase: MMEDDSYPDEPKERVDHDRLFKELIRTFFEEFMLLFFPKAYESIDFKHTAFLSEEVYTDIVQGEKRRVDLLVETRLKGEQALIIIHVEPQSYVQPDFQDRMFVYFSRLYEKYRRKILPIAIFSYDKNRDEQDTLDISFPFFDVMKFQYLKIELKKQNWRDYLKQDNPVAAALLSKMGYAKDERVKVKVEFLRMLVRLEQDPARTQLLTGFFETYLKLSRQEEQQFEQELNKLKPEEAKQMMEITTSWHKKGRAEGRAEGRAEGLAEGKAEAKAETAKNMLMMGMDKELIAKVTGLTKEHIEKLQKELH; encoded by the coding sequence ATGATGGAAGACGACAGTTATCCGGATGAACCAAAAGAAAGAGTTGACCATGATCGCTTATTCAAAGAGTTAATTCGGACGTTTTTTGAGGAATTTATGTTACTGTTTTTTCCAAAAGCGTATGAATCGATTGATTTCAAACATACTGCTTTCTTATCTGAAGAAGTGTATACCGATATTGTGCAGGGCGAGAAACGACGAGTTGACCTGTTGGTCGAAACACGTTTAAAAGGCGAACAGGCTTTAATCATTATTCATGTCGAGCCTCAATCCTACGTTCAACCTGACTTCCAAGACCGAATGTTCGTCTACTTTAGCCGATTGTATGAAAAATATCGCAGAAAAATCTTACCGATCGCAATCTTCAGCTACGATAAAAACAGAGATGAACAGGACACCTTAGACATCTCTTTCCCCTTTTTCGACGTGATGAAATTTCAGTATTTAAAAATTGAATTAAAAAAACAGAATTGGCGCGACTATCTGAAACAGGATAATCCCGTTGCAGCGGCATTACTGAGCAAAATGGGTTACGCCAAGGATGAACGGGTAAAAGTAAAGGTAGAATTTCTGCGCATGTTAGTTCGACTTGAACAAGATCCAGCGCGAACGCAACTACTCACAGGATTTTTTGAAACGTATTTAAAGTTATCAAGACAAGAAGAACAACAATTCGAACAAGAATTGAACAAATTAAAACCAGAGGAGGCCAAACAAATGATGGAGATTACAACCTCTTGGCATAAAAAAGGTAGAGCAGAAGGTAGAGCAGAAGGTAGAGCGGAAGGCCTAGCAGAAGGTAAAGCAGAAGCAAAAGCAGAAACTGCAAAAAACATGCTGATGATGGGCATGGATAAAGAACTAATTGCCAAAGTAACCGGACTAACTAAAGAGCACATTGAAAAATTACAAAAAGAACTGCATTAA
- a CDS encoding endonuclease NucS domain-containing protein, whose protein sequence is MVVLSEQEIEDIVALHPELIETGLTLLERQGQLENRRTDLMFKDAQDRLLVVELKKGIVIEADVDQIEDYLQRVNKIKQGDNRAMIIGEAVPPSIRSICEDKGIEWKEIKDEALYTYLQQHNPSLLNEVFFEEKLHEKAKQVETMSFHDYLQATTSPFGGPYSSYQFFKPRDASTELSDNLEANQVVADEIKQIILEYPFDRTLFHGAIRVKRNEKTEPRWEVKTSNGAWQGYVIDYDLYLKNNPEAIPCELYLGTIGYRGNPRAVYADETSRFIVLDIGKGKEKVSTQYGFHKYLRTQQKALFPFYELKFNAKGTPKENWQSIYDRLSQYGYAVRESDDGKSQLLWIGEIGLNKETTATEIANLIEALFAVTIVKSHFMREGRGMSFEFLEG, encoded by the coding sequence ATGGTTGTTCTATCTGAACAGGAAATTGAAGATATTGTCGCGCTTCACCCCGAGTTAATCGAAACGGGTCTTACGTTATTGGAAAGACAGGGGCAGTTGGAAAATCGGCGGACGGACCTCATGTTTAAAGACGCTCAAGATCGGTTGTTGGTTGTCGAATTGAAAAAGGGGATTGTGATCGAAGCGGACGTCGATCAGATCGAAGACTATCTGCAGCGGGTAAACAAAATCAAGCAGGGCGACAACAGGGCAATGATCATTGGGGAAGCCGTTCCCCCTTCAATTCGATCAATCTGCGAGGATAAGGGAATCGAGTGGAAAGAAATCAAGGATGAAGCGCTTTATACATACCTCCAACAGCATAATCCTTCATTACTCAACGAAGTCTTTTTTGAAGAAAAATTACATGAAAAAGCAAAACAAGTAGAAACGATGAGTTTTCATGATTATCTACAAGCAACCACCTCTCCGTTTGGCGGACCCTATTCATCTTACCAATTTTTCAAACCACGAGATGCCAGCACGGAATTAAGCGACAATCTCGAAGCAAACCAAGTCGTAGCTGACGAAATCAAACAAATCATCTTAGAATATCCATTTGATCGAACGTTGTTTCATGGCGCGATTCGCGTAAAAAGGAATGAAAAAACAGAGCCGAGGTGGGAAGTCAAAACGAGTAACGGCGCCTGGCAAGGGTACGTCATCGATTATGATCTCTATCTCAAAAACAACCCCGAAGCGATCCCGTGTGAATTATATTTGGGGACCATTGGATACAGGGGGAACCCGAGAGCGGTATATGCGGATGAAACATCGCGGTTTATCGTGTTAGACATTGGCAAGGGGAAGGAGAAAGTATCCACACAGTATGGATTTCATAAATATTTGAGAACGCAACAAAAAGCGTTGTTTCCTTTTTACGAATTAAAATTCAATGCAAAAGGAACGCCCAAGGAAAACTGGCAAAGCATTTACGATCGATTGAGTCAGTACGGGTATGCTGTGAGAGAATCGGATGATGGAAAATCTCAGCTGCTTTGGATCGGGGAGATTGGATTAAACAAAGAAACAACAGCAACAGAAATCGCCAATCTAATCGAAGCCTTATTTGCCGTCACCATCGTAAAATCTCATTTTATGAGGGAAGGTAGAGGGATGTCGTTTGAGTTTTTGGAGGGATGA
- a CDS encoding GIY-YIG nuclease family protein produces the protein MAGSLIRLFLVDGNPNGLRTVEISNMTIYATIFPRTKLSQFLDRKESTRPGCYILLGNSIEDPDKAIVYVGEGESVGARLKSHARGEKQKDFWDEAIVFTSKDDYITKTQIQYLESEIYRLLQQSERAELANNQIPSSPNLSEVDTAEMKQFLNAIRLILSSVGIDVLEPQRIESDTETIKRELIYRFSVNSAEAKMTIEEDKYIVLKGSTAVIQERPSAPPGITKLRESLVSSGALKENRNKNLYEFTDDYIFNSPSSAASAISGGSENGRIQWKYNGKSLNDMESRELA, from the coding sequence ATGGCAGGAAGTTTAATACGTTTGTTTCTAGTAGATGGGAATCCAAATGGACTTAGAACCGTTGAAATATCGAATATGACAATCTATGCAACTATATTTCCAAGAACAAAATTATCTCAGTTTCTAGATCGGAAAGAGTCTACCAGGCCTGGTTGTTATATTTTGTTAGGAAACAGTATCGAAGACCCAGATAAAGCGATCGTTTATGTTGGTGAAGGCGAGTCCGTCGGCGCAAGACTTAAAAGCCATGCTCGTGGTGAAAAACAGAAGGATTTTTGGGATGAAGCGATTGTATTTACTTCAAAAGATGACTATATCACGAAAACTCAAATCCAGTATCTTGAATCTGAAATATATCGCTTGCTTCAACAATCAGAGAGAGCGGAGCTTGCGAACAATCAAATCCCTTCTAGTCCCAACCTTTCTGAAGTAGATACTGCGGAAATGAAACAATTCTTAAATGCGATTCGACTGATTCTATCATCCGTCGGAATCGATGTGTTGGAGCCGCAAAGAATTGAGTCTGATACAGAAACTATCAAAAGGGAACTTATTTATCGTTTTAGCGTGAACAGCGCAGAGGCTAAAATGACAATTGAAGAGGACAAGTACATCGTTCTTAAAGGTTCTACAGCAGTGATACAAGAAAGACCATCGGCGCCTCCTGGAATTACAAAATTGAGGGAATCCTTAGTTAGCAGCGGTGCACTAAAAGAAAATAGGAATAAAAATCTTTATGAATTCACAGATGACTATATATTCAATAGTCCGAGTTCTGCCGCTTCCGCCATATCAGGGGGTTCAGAAAATGGCAGAATACAATGGAAGTATAATGGTAAAAGTTTAAATGATATGGAATCGAGAGAGTTAGCGTAG